In the genome of Haemorhous mexicanus isolate bHaeMex1 chromosome 3 unlocalized genomic scaffold, bHaeMex1.pri SUPER_3_unloc_3, whole genome shotgun sequence, one region contains:
- the LOC132322627 gene encoding protein EFR3 homolog B-like, producing MGEIGEKWVIFLAIFLGIVSAVGRAIPGFSCRHSQFVKFANIEEDTPSYHRSYDFFVSRFSEMCHSAHGDPDVRDRIRMSGIRGLQGVVRKTVSDELQANIWEPQHMDKIVPSLLFNLQQAESAESRSPSPLQAPAQEAQESPWELAERCLRELLGRAQFGNIKNALRPVLV from the exons atgggtgaaattggggaaaaatgggtgATTTTTTTGGCGATTTTCCTGGGGATTGTGTCGGCCGTTGGGAGGGCGATTCCCGGATTTTCCTGCCGTCATTCCCAGTTTGTGAAGTTTGCCAACATCGAGGAGGACACGCCCTCGTACCACCGCAGCTACGACTTCTTCGTGTCGCGCTTCAGCGAGATGTGCCACTCCGCACACGGCGACCCCGACGTGCGAGACAG GATCCGGATGTCGGGGATCCGGGGGCTGCAGGGCGTGGTGCGGAAGACGGTGAGCGACGAGCTGCAGGCCAACATCTGGGAGCCGCAGCACATGGACAAGATCGTGCCCTCACTGCTCTTCAACCTGCAGCAGGCCGAGAGCGCCGAGAG CCGCTCCCCGTCCCCGCTGCAGGCGCCGGCGCAGGAGGCGCAGGAGAGCCCCTGGGAGCTGGCCGAGCGCTGCCtgcgggagctgctggggagagcccAGTTCGGAAACATCAAAAACGCCCTCCGGCCCGTCCTCGT